DNA from Salvelinus namaycush isolate Seneca chromosome 14, SaNama_1.0, whole genome shotgun sequence:
CATACCAGCAGCATGGTAGCACCAGACCATACCAGCAGCATGGTAGCACCAGACCATACCAGCAGCATGGTAGCACCAGACCATACCAGCAGCATGGTAGCACCAGACCATACCAGCAGCATGGTagcaccagaccagaccagacataAGGAACAAAAGTTAGATCAGAGTGTGTGATAAAGAGAGAAAACGTCATGACTTGGACTGTGTGTGATGAAACATTTAGGGGCTATGAGGACATCCTGGAGACATATAAGTAGGCAGTAACCCACCTAACAACAAATGTTCCCAAAGCATTAGAGAACTTTCCCTTTAAGAGTCTAATGTTTTCATAGGAATGTGCCATTGATGTGCAAGGACTGTTTCCAAGAgaccattcccttaatgtcaaacaCAATTTACCCAGAATGTgattaccatgttctcagaatcttcaatattaatgttctagacatgtTTATTGGAACGTTGCAAGAAAATTCcggtgtccagttttctgagggttaggagaatattctaTCAACAATATCTTAATGTTGTAGACACATTTCATGGTATCGTTTGTGTCCAattttctgagggttaggagaatattccatcaacatcACACCAAAGAATCACAGAACACAGGCATATTACTCTGTTTTAATGTTATTTCTTGATCACTATGTTTAAAAAAAAGGTTTTCTTGAGTGTACTTTCaataaacagagctgagatttactttgaagtgtAAAGTGTAGCAATGCAGGTGAAATCAGtaattgacacagacatggttgcgtagcgttccacagggatgctggcccatgttgactccaattattcccacagttgtgtcaagttggctgggtgtcctttgggtggtggactattcttgaaacacacaggaaactgttgagcgttaaaaacccagcagcgttgcatttCTTTAcaaactcaaaccggtgcgcctggcatctactaccataccctgttcaaaggcacttaaatattttgccttgccccttcaccctctgattggcacacatacacaatcaatgtctcaattgtctcaaggcttaaaaatccttctttaggagaatataaactcagcaaaaaaagaaacgtccctttttcaggatcctgtctttcaaagataattcataaacatccaaataacttcacagatcttcattgtaaagggtttaaacactgtttcccatgcttgttcaatgaaccataaacaattaatgaacatgcacctgtggaacggtcgttaagacactaacagctcacAGACGGtatgcaattaaggtcacagttatgaaaacttaggacactaaacaggcctttctactgactctgaaaaacaccaaaagaaagatgcccagggtccctgctcatctgtgtgaacgtgccttaggcatgctgcaaggaggcatgaggactgcagatgtggccagggcaataaattgcaatgtccgtactgtgaaacgcctaagacagcgctacagggagacaggacggacagctgatcgcccgaacatcacacctgcgggacaggttcaggatggcaacaacaacttcccgaacgcacaatccctccatcagtgctcagactgtccacaataggctgagagaggctggactaagggcttgtaggcctgttgtaaggcaggtcctcaccagacatcaccggcaactacgtcgcctatgggcacaaacccaccgacgctggaccagacaggactggcaaaaagtgctcttcactgacgagtcacggttttatctcaccaggggtgatggtcggattcgagttcatcgtcgaaggaatgagcgttacaccgaggcctgtactctggagcgggatcgatttggaggtggagggtccgtcatggtctggggcggtgtgtcgcAGCATCATCGGGCTGAGTTTGTTGTTATTGCAGGCTATCTCAACGCTATGCGTTACAGGggagacatcctcctctctcatgtggtacccttcctgcaggctcatcctgacatgaccctccagcatgacaatgccaccagccatactgctcgttctgtgcgtgatttcctgcaagacagaaatgtcagtgttctgccatggccagcgaagagcccgaatctcaatcccattgagcacgtctgggacctgttggattggagggtgagggctagggccattccccccagaaatgtctgggaacttgcaggtgccttggtggaagagtggggtaacatctcacagtaagAAATGGCAAATctgctgcagtccatgaggagatgcactgcagtacttaatgcacctggtggccacaccagatactgactgttacttttgattttgacctcccctttgttcagggatccattattccatttctgttagtcacatgtctgtggaacttgttcagtttatgtctcagttgttgaatcttgttatgttcctacaaatatttacacatgttaagtttgctgaaaataaacgcagttgacagtgaagacatttctttttttgctgagtttctaATCAACGTCACACCAAACACGATGACATTTCAAAAGGAGGCAAATAATTAGTCTGACAAACGTATTTTTTTCATCATTGTGATGTAGCCAGATTTACTTCAGATGCAgtataactttagctagctagctaagaatgagggtttttcacgctcaacagttatCATCAATTTAAAACCTTCACTATAGGAAGAGACAAGCATGAAGAGGGAGGACGGGAGAGAGTggaatgatagagagagctgcTCTTAAAAGGGTAATGGAGAAAGTGAGAGATGAGTGAATATACCACAGACAAGGGCGAGTGAGGAAGGTAGACTAGGAAGGGATCAGGGAAGAAAAAAAAGGGGGGGTGGAGAATTAAACAAGAAATAAAGTGGAAGAAAAAAAGTGATTTGGGCAAGAGAGGCAGAGAGCTGGGGGGCAGGCAGCCTGCCTGGCAGAGGTCATAAAGCCTAttgctgtatcccaaatggcaccaatttccctgtatagtgcactacttttaaccagagttctgattaaatgtagtgcactatataggaaacagagtgccatttgagacaaaTCCTAGTAAGATGCCTCTGGCTCTTCATATCTTTTACATTTCTAATTAAAACAGATAAAGAGTGAGGGAGACATCAATCCACCAGTGATTTCCCAGTTAAGGTTTTAGAGCAGGCTGTAAACCAGGCAGCCCGGCATCATTGATTTTATAATTAGCCACCGTCACCCCAGACATGAGCTGGAGGGTGCAGAGCAGAGGAGATGAAGGAGAGGGGGAgttggggaaggagagaggtacAGGTAGAGAGGCAGGAGGGTAAGAAAAGAATGCAGAATGTGGTCCGAggtcagagaagagagggagtgagtgagagggaatggaagagagaggagatagatatTCAGAAGAGAAGATGAGACATGTGATTAGCAAATTAGTATCAGAAATGTCATACCCTGAAGGAAGCAACCCAAAATGTTTGAATATTTCTCTTCCATCAAAAAAAAACAGGCACATTAGACACAAATGATACAGATccgtttttttaattttattattaCAGAAACCAATCCACACGCTTAATGACCCTATATATAAATACCaaagaatataattttttttaaataggtaAGATGACCTCAACAAACAAAACATCATACACACCAGCAAACCACTGGAGCCGTATTGCAATGAGAGTAGGTATCCTGGAAGAAAGTTTCAGCATACCCTCATGTAGCTCACAGTACACATAGAATAGAACTCCCACAGAAATCTAAAATGACGTCAACAAAAAGGATAGATCTCAGTGCTACGCAACTTTAGGTGCACATACCAGCATGTCAAATTCACCCACGGTAGCAAATAGAGGTGTTAGTACTAGATTACACTAGAGGTAGAGCTGAAAGGGTGTAGAGACGAAGAGGGGTACTCCAAAACCCTCTGAAGCTCAGCCTTCAATGATCAAGGATGTCCATCACAGTTGAATTACAGTGCATTTCTGTATTACATTTTGAATAAATGTGCAAATTAAaccatgttttcactttttcattgtggcatattgtgtgtagatggttgagagaaaacatatatttaatccattttgaattcaggctgtaacacaacaaaatgtggaataagtcaaggggtatgaatactttctgaaggcactgcatatgTTACAGATGTCACACTTTCACTACAGCTACACCTCTGTGTGAAGGAACACAGTGATGTCCTATACAGTAGAACCAATATCTCTAACCTTTGGACGAACATTTCAAACCTTATCAGATAGTTGTGAGAGGTTACATTTACCTTTAGAAAGAAAATCAGAGAAAGAAAAATAAAAGAGTAATAAACAAAACACTATGGTAATGATTATGATAATAACATAGACTGGATTAATAAGGAGTATCCAAGTGTAAAAATTACATTAAAATGTAGCCCCCAAAACATCTCTTATTGCAAAAAAACAGGTGCAAATACAGCAAATTACAAATCTACCAAGCAAAAAGTGTTCCTAGCACCTTCTTCTTTCTTAAagggggcaatctgcagttcaaacaacaacaatcgcagattgcccctttaaatgaCCTAGCTTTAGTATTCTCTTCTTATCAAACGTCATTAGCTTAAACTAAACCAGAATATAGCTTCATTACGATACAACTAAAGTTGAGTATTGGTTGAAAATCATGAAAAATATAGTATTATTAAACCAGTACTAATAATCTTTTCCAGGCAAACCTTCCATAAAGTCTTGTAACATTTGCATCTATAAATTACATTATGTTATCATGAGATTCCTTAGTTTACTAGTCTTGTTTGCCAGACTGATGACGCTTGGCTGAAGAAGAGACTATTCATTTCCCAATTAGTTTTTTAGGCACAAATGTAGATCTGCATCACTCTAGAGCAGAGCTTTGTGCAAACCATGTACTGTACGTCTAGTCTAATAAAACTGGTCATCTAGAACGAATACATTGATTTAGCTTTAAAACCAAACACTGATTTAAGGTTCAAATGTGGTATGATGTATGCTCTTATTGCAGGGACTCTACAGCCATCAGCCTGCAGGAGCAATAGCTTTATGTAGATGAGGATAGAATATATTATGAGTTTAATAAAAACATGAGAGAACATTAAAATGTCACTCCGACCACTCTAACAACTACCATTCTGCTCTACCATTCAACATTCATCTTGATTAATCTCTCTATTTCCAAACTTCCACCAACTGTTTTTCCCATTTCAGATGCTTCTCTGTCTGTAACTATCCTCTCAACTGTTTTTCCCATTTCAGATGCTTCTCTGTCTGTAACTATCCTCTCAACTGTTTTTCCCATTTCAGATGCTTCTCTGTCTGTAACTATCCTCTCAACTGTTTTTCCCATTTCAGATGCTTCTCTGTCTGTAACTATCCTCTCAACTGTTTTTCCCATTTCAGATGCTTCTCTGTCTGTAACTATCCTCTCAACTGTTTTTCCCATTTCAGATGCTTCTCTGTCTGTAACTATCCTCTCAACTGTTTTTCCCATTTCAGATGCTTCTCTGTCTGTAACTATCCTCTCAACTGTTTTTCCCATTTCAGATGCTTCTCTGTCTGTAACTATCCTCTCAACTAGCACTAGAACAGCATTAATAAAGCAAAAGTTAACTAATAATGAAGAACAGAAAGCTTATAATATAACATCTTAGGTTTGAATATGAGGAAAATCATGTTATGTGTCAGTACTTTACAAGGATTCTTCTAATATAGTTGTAGTGTGTTTCAATAACTATTATTACAGAATTTGCTGCGCAGACAGAAAAGTTCAAAGCAACTTTTAGATTTTAAATGGAGAGAACTGTGAATATAGCATCATCAACCAGACTGACTCAACCAGGCTACTATGAATATACTGTAACAAATAAATGCAATGTTTTTCATCGTTCTTTTCTAGGAGACGAAACATTGAAACAATTATACAGTATTTCTTTCTGGCTCGACTGAAATCAGAGGGAGCCTTTAATAACTGACTTATGTTAATTAGTGACCTGTCATGATGTCTCATAAAGTGACATAACACATTTCACAAAGCTCACGACATCAACTCCTCCTGCAACTGAAATAACCCTGTTATAAAACATTACTATTAAAAATCGAATTAACActttaaaatgtcaaatgttttaCGCTTTATAACAGTCTTACGTCAGGTCGTAACTACGATTTGAGCTATTACGACAGGTATTATGTCATTCTTAAGACAATGTTAAGTATAATGGGGGCAACACAACAGCTTAAAGTCATACGTCAAAGAAAAAGTTCATATAAAATGTAAAAGCAAATTGCATATTAACATAGTTTGTCAAGAGTAGAGTTGAGTtgtagtgtgtgtgcttgtatgcTGAATAGGCAAGTTAAAGTACTGGCCAAACAGCCAGTGCTGGTGTAGATCTGATCCTGCTTCGCCACTCTACCACTGAGAGGTGTCAGCCAGGTCACTGATGACAGGGAACAACCAAGAAAGGAAAGGTGgtgaacaatcaatcaatcaagtcaATCAATATCTTTATCGTCCCAATTGATACATTTGTAGTGGAGTCAAGGCACAGCAGAACTGTAGAAAAGGAATGCATATGAAAACAAAgaggtgagagatggagggagggagaaatatagAGGGAaaaggtgggagagagagtgctTTAATGATGCTGAAAATTGGCCCGTGACTGCGGTACTAGCCTGTAGGCAAATCATTGCTACAGCCTGCTGTCAACGAATCTGTCCCCTTGTCCTCCCttatccccccctccctccctcactccctccatgCGTCACTCACTGTGCCTTACACTGTCTTACaccatctctttctcctcctcctcctcaccctcatTCAACTTCTTTTACGACCTGATATTGAAAACTTCCATCTCTGAGAGCCATACTCAGCCTATCATCgtaaatactgtgtgtgtgtgtgtgtgtgtgtgtgtgtgtgtgtgtgtgtgagagagcgagagtatGTGTGACAGTGTCTGCTTGAGTGTGCAGTGCATGTACAATACATGACTGTATGAGTGTCTGCAATGCCTGAGGGTCGGTGCAAGCATGCGTGTGTGAGGAgaatgacagtgtgtgtgtgtgtgtgtgtgtgtgtgtgtgtgtgtgtgtgtgtgtgtgtgtgtgtgtgtgtgtgtgtgtgtgcgtggagaatgacagtacagtgtgtgtgtgtgtgtgttacctgaggACAGTGGTCTCAGGCAGCAGCAGAGCTGTCTCGTCTCCAGAGCTGTGTCCTCCACATAGGGCTGTgtcaccctcctcctcctgcacacacacacacacacacacacacaaatacacacacgcagaaatagagagagagagcagcgaggcACACATGTAATAATCATATACATGTCCAGCAATAAGCCATAATAGTGTAATCAGCCATAATAGTGTAATACGTCATAATAGTATAATAAGCCATAATAGTGTAATAAGCCATAATAGTGTAATAAGTCAATGTAATAAGCTATAATAGTGTAATAAGCCATAACAGTGTTATAAGCCATAATAGTGTAATAAGCCATAGTAGTGTAATAAGCCATAAGTGTAATAAGCCAATGTAATAAGCTATAATAGTGTAATAAGACCATGTAATAAGCTATAATAGTGTAATAAGCCATAACAGTGTAATAAGCCATAATAGTGTAATACGCCATAGTAGTGTAATAAGCGACAATAGTGCAATAAACCATAATAGTGTAATAAGCCATAATAGTGTAATAAGCCATGGTGTTATATACCATAATAGTGTAATAAGCTATAGTGCAATAGGCCATAATAGTGTAATAAGTCAATGTACTAAGCTATAATAGTGTAATAAGCCACAATAGTGTAATAAGCCATAATAGTGTTATAAGCCACAATAGTGTAATAAGCAACAATAGTGCAATAATGCAATAGTGCACAGGCAGGCCTAATTACCTTCACATGATAACAACTAAACCAAATGTGTCACAGTCAAAAGATGATAAGTCTTGTTATCACCAGCCTATAAGCCAAAGGAAACAGCCAGGCTAATTGTACAGGATATGAGCccagaatgagtgtgtgtgtgtgtgtgtatgtgtgtgtgtgtgtgtatgtgtgtgtgtgtgtgtatgtgtgtgtgtgtatgtgtgtgtgtgtgtgtgtgtgtgtgtgagtgtgtgtgtgtgtgtgtgtgtgtgtgtgtgtgtgtgtgtgtgtgtgtgtgtgtgtgtgtgtgtgtgtgtttgtatgtgtgtgtgtgtgtgtgtgtgtgtgtgtgtgtgtgtgtgtgtgtatgtgtgtgtgtttgtatgtgtgcgcATGTAAGAGCATCTGAAACCGCCTCTTACCGACTCAGAGCTGTGTGTCAGGGTATCTCCTGATTGCCTTGGCAACGAAAGGGGGGCGGGCTGGCTGATGACTACGCCCCCTCGGGAGAGGGGCGGTGACATATCCctgggggaggaagggggggtggaggggagcAGGGAGTCAGGCTGGGTCTGGGGGTCACACAGGCTGTAGTGGGCCAGAGGGCGGGAGGACAGAGAGGGCTGGCGGGGGGGCTGCAAGGCCTCAGGGTTTTCAtcctcagagtcagacagagaactGTCAGGGAGACCTGTCAGACACACAGAGTGGAAAAAACAGTGTTAAGTGATCAACAGAGCACGGCAAGGGTCAGGAGTTCTCCCTGGAGGGGCAAAACTCCTGGCTCTAGTCTCCGTCTACGTATCTACCTCATGATAGGTTCAATTAATCTCAGATTCTATTCGGTGTAGAAATAGAATCTCTTGTTGTGACAGCCCAGAGATCAAATGAGCACTGCTGTATTGCTGTACATACAGCTCAGTGTTAGGGCCGGGTCCACAATGTTTTAGTGTGGGTGTGTCCGCTCACTGGTGGGGGCGAACACTGCAGCGCTCCACTTGGCGTCTGCCACAGCCTCCATCCTCTGTTCCACTTGACGCATGTACTCCATCAGGTCCTGTACAGAGGAGAGCAGGAACGTCAGAcactcatctacacacacaaCTGTTATCCCAAGACAACATATTAACCCCTAGCCTCTACACCTCTagacacatcaaatcaaatcaaattgtatttgtcacatacacatggttagcagatgttaatgcaagtgtagcgaaatgcttgtgcttctagttccgacaatgcagtaataaccaacgagtaatctaacctaacaattccacaactactaccttatacacacaagtgtaaagggataaagaatatgtacataaagatacatgaatgagtgatggtacagaacggcatgggcaagatgcagtagatagtacagtatatacatatgagatgagtaatgtagggtatgtaaacataaaagtgcatagtttaaagtggctagtgatacatgtattacataaagatggcaagatgcagtagatgatatagagtacagtatatacatatacattatattaagtggcattgtttaaagtggctagtgatacatttttgatcaatttccatcaatttccattattaaagtgagctggagttgagtcagtatgttggcagcggccgctaaatgttagtgatggctgtttaacagtctgatggccttgagatagaagctgtttttcagtctctcggtccctgctttgatgcacctgtactgacctcgccttctggatgatagcggggtgaacaggcagtggctcgggtggttgttgtccttgatgatctttatggccttcctgtgacatcgggtggtgtaggtgtcctggagggcaggtagtttgcccccagtgatgcgttgtccctctggagagccttacggttgtgggcggagcagttgccgtaccaggcggtgatacagcccgacaggatgctctcgattgtgcatctgtagaagtttgtgagtgttttaggtgacaagccgaatttcttcagcctcctgaggttgaagaggagctgttgcgccttcttcaccacgctgtctgtgtgggtggaccaattcagtttgtccgtgatgtgtacgccgaggaacttaaaacttactaccctctccactactgtcccgtcgatgtggatagaggggtgctccctctgctgtttcctgaagtccacaatcatctcctttgttttgttgacattgagtgtgaggttattttactgacaccacactccgagggccctcacctcctccctgtaggccgtctcgtcgttgttggtaatcaagcctaccactgtagtgtcgtagGAATTattatctgtgtttgtgtgtgtgtgtgtgtgtgtgtgtgtgtgtgtgtgtgtgtgtgtgtgtgtgtgtgtgtgtgtgtgtgtgtgtgtgtgtgtgtgtgtgtgtgtgtgtgtgtgtgtgtgtgtgtgtgtctccctccccATAGCAAAAGGACAGAGAGCGTCTGGAGTAGTGGATAGGGGATAGCAGTTGATTCAGAAATGTGAATGTAAGTGGACAGTGGGAGAGGGGAAATGGTGGTTGAAGAGGTGGACAGGTGTAGAGAAGTGGTCCTGCCTGTTTCTCCAGCAGCAGCTGTTCCTTCTCCTTCTGGGCCACCCTCAGACTGGCCTTCAGCTCCTGGAGCTCCCTGCGTGTCTCACTCAGCTGCACCTGCAGGGGGCAGTCATCAATAGGAGTCATATACTGCTATACACAGCCTGATCAGCAGCACAGCACATCATAAGTAATCAAAGAGACTAGTTTTTCCAGTTTGAAGGTTTCAGCATGTTGACAGAAATATATAATAACCTAAAATAAAGTATTTTATCGGAATAAACCCACAATTCTGgagttgcaagtgccatgctctaccaactgagccatacaggaccaaCAAGTCTGAATGGTTTTCAATACTATAGAGGACACATTTgagtatcagtggaggctgctgatgggaggacAGCTTATAATAATGTCCGGAATgtagtcaatggaatggtatcaaacacgtttTTTTGGGGTTTCATGtgtttgatatcattccattTACTcgattccagccattattatgagccgtcctcccctcagcagcctccactggtgtgtataGAGAGCTGATTTTGATTTCCAAGTTTGTTGTTGTATCTGGTCATATCTGTAAATGTTGATTTCCATGTGGTAGAGTAGGTGTTCCTCTTTACCCGGTTACAGTCCTTCTCTCTTCCCAGCTCCACttccaccttctctctctccatcctctcctcctgaaGCTTCTCTTCAATCCGCTGCATCTCTCCATTCAGCTTCTCCAGACGCTCTCTGTCCTTCTGCCAGGGTGAGAAACATACCGTTaacagttagtcatttagcagatgctcttatccagagcgacttacaggagcaattagggtttaagtgccttgctcacgggcacatcaacagatttttcacctagtagGCTCAGGAATTCGAACCAGCGACGTTTCGGTAACTGGCCCAagactcttaaccactaggctacctgctgctagGCTACCACACAATCAAAAGAATGTTGATATGTTATTTTGCTGCTAAGACATTCTGCTACTTGCATTCAAGGTGAATGACTACTTGAGTAATCCAATTCATATGATTAGGTCCATCCATATGATTATTACTGTCTGCGGTGGTGTGTCCTACCGAAGTGGTGCGCTGCAGGCTCTGTCTCTCCTGGGCCCAGTGTGCTCTGCCCTCCCTCAGAGTCAGGCTGGCGTCGGCTAGCTGCAGGGTGAGCTGTGCCGCCTGGAGCCTGGCCTGGTGCAGCTCTGTCTGGCCCTGGTCCCTCTGAGCCACCAGAGCACACAGCTCTTCCTTCAGGCCCTCAGCACCACGCTCCCTGGCCCCCTGACGCTCTCGCAGGCCCCACATCTCAGCCAGGGAGGCCTCGCTCTCCGCCTGATAGGAAATATGAGAAGAGGGTGAGAGTGGGATGCCATGATAGTTCAACAACAATAACATGGTTTTGTTAGATGACTGGTGAGGCCTTGGAACATTGGGTACTTTCCTGTTGCATTGTCTTTAATCACCCTCGCCACTCCCTATCCAACTTCCCATCCCTATACTTCCAACCAGCAAAGTTTGCAATGTTGGTTCAAATAACCTCAACAGCAGTGTTTTTATAGATGACTGGTGAGGACAAGGGACAGCAATGTGTACTGCCATGTTCCTGTTGTATTGTCTTCTGTTCTTCCCCTCCCAATCCCTTACATCCTTTTATTAACTGTACTTATCCCTCTCTGGGTGGTGCCAGTCTCGTCTGTTTGCTCTGTGCTGTATTCAGCCTGTGTGTGAGggtggtgatggtgtgtgggtgaTGGTGTGTAAGGGTGTTGCCAGGCTCACCTCTTTCCTCTGTGCCATGTTGAGTCTGTGTGTGAGGGTGGTGATGGTATCCCGTAGCTGCAGGgcgtgtgtgtctctctgggCCAGGGAGCTCCTCAGACCCTGGAACTCAGCAGACAGGCTCCGCAGTTCCCCCTCGGTCTGCTCCAGCTTGAGCTGAggaagacacagggagagaggaagaagaggaggatgaggagttTGGGATCAGACATGATGTGTGGTTAGGGTTTGGGAACAAAATGGCTGCTATGCTTCACCCAGGTAAGACACTACACGTTGGTAGTGAAAAACACTTAGAAAAGCACTAAATAAATCCAAGTCATTATAGTACCTGCAGAactttcctctctttctcatcctccaTCATTTGAACTGCTTGCTTtttgtccctctccttcatcctacacacagagacagagttagCGTTAACCAGAGAATAGTTTAAGAATAACAAGCACAAAGATGGAAAGATaagagattgagggagacaagGAAAGAGAAAATGTCTTTAACTTTTGGAAGTGTAATGTTTAATGTACTCTtgttctgtttattatctatttcacttgctttggcaatgtaaacatatttttCCCAAATGCCAATAAGCCCATACATTGAACTgcaatttaattgagagagagagagagagagagagagagagagagagagagagagagagagagagagagagagagagggcgagagagagagagagagggagagagagagagagggaatgaactacag
Protein-coding regions in this window:
- the LOC120059124 gene encoding calcium-binding and coiled-coil domain-containing protein 1-like isoform X1, producing MEKAWRVEFRNVGSSYFPQSRVECHYSISSQHTWANHDWVGLFKVGWLSVKDYHTFVWALAPAGYQEGTDVNCCVHFQASYLPKPSSQQYQFVYVDGKGEVCSASPQFTFSAPKPLEDLVTLEEGAHGEEGGTDMLLVVPRAELLQSRLQECLRERAELIHAREGAERMKQREKEKYGKAREAWDRGSEQLERNISELKEELRESRDRMEEMERRQEQVEASGEALAQEKSSILAKKAASKQRIRELEDDIKALTLKAVERETELERMKERDKKQAVQMMEDEKERKVLQLKLEQTEGELRSLSAEFQGLRSSLAQRDTHALQLRDTITTLTHRLNMAQRKEAESEASLAEMWGLRERQGARERGAEGLKEELCALVAQRDQGQTELHQARLQAAQLTLQLADASLTLREGRAHWAQERQSLQRTTSKDRERLEKLNGEMQRIEEKLQEERMEREKVEVELGREKDCNRVQLSETRRELQELKASLRVAQKEKEQLLLEKQDLMEYMRQVEQRMEAVADAKWSAAVFAPTSLPDSSLSDSEDENPEALQPPRQPSLSSRPLAHYSLCDPQTQPDSLLPSTPPSSPRDMSPPLSRGGVVISQPAPLSLPRQSGDTLTHSSESEEEGDTALCGGHSSGDETALLLPETTVLSDLADTSQW
- the LOC120059124 gene encoding calcium-binding and coiled-coil domain-containing protein 1-like isoform X2, whose protein sequence is MEKAWRVEFRNVGSSYFPQSRVECHYSISSQHTWANHDWVGLFKVGWLSVKDYHTFVWALAPAGYQEGTDVNCCVHFQASYLPKPSSQQYQFVYVDGKGEVCSASPQFTFSAPKPLEDLVTLEEGAHGEEGGTDMLLVVPRAELLQSRLQECLRERAELIHAREGAERMKQREKEKYGKAREAWDRGSEQLERNISELKEELRESRDRMEEMERRQEQVEASGEALAQEKSSILAKKAASKQRIRELEDDIKALTLKAVERETELERMKERDKKQAVQMMEDEKERKVLQLKLEQTEGELRSLSAEFQGLRSSLAQRDTHALQLRDTITTLTHRLNMAQRKEAESEASLAEMWGLRERQGARERGAEGLKEELCALVAQRDQGQTELHQARLQAAQLTLQLADASLTLREGRAHWAQERQSLQRTTSKDRERLEKLNGEMQRIEEKLQEERMEREKVEVELGREKDCNRVQLSETRRELQELKASLRVAQKEKEQLLLEKQDLMEYMRQVEQRMEAVADAKWSAAVFAPTSERTHPH